One window of Paralichthys olivaceus isolate ysfri-2021 chromosome 20, ASM2471397v2, whole genome shotgun sequence genomic DNA carries:
- the tmem65 gene encoding transmembrane protein 65, translating to MTQLRLLRAAGLQLLKPAPTPPLPRVLLPPPPPGIGRHAPGRRMGTHGRSEPGEPLNSPKRAKEFIYRLQPPERTCLLRELQSFESMAIAQENLEPSPLTSAQIRYVLFHNAIPFVGFGFLDNAIMIAAGTQIELSIGVTLGISTMAAAALGNLVSDLAGLGLAGYVESLATKLGMQVPDMTPKQADMWQTRLSSHMGKAIGVSIGCILGMFPLFFLDDEKEKEKEKEKDAQPCGDATSS from the exons ATGACCCAGCTGCGTCTCCTCCGAGCCGCCGGACTCCAGCTGCTGAAGCCGGCTCCGACTCCTCCGCTGCCCCGggtgctgctgccgccgccgccgccgggGATAGGGCGACACGCGCCGGGCCGCCGCATGGGCACACACGGGAGGAGCGAGCCCGGGGAACCGCTGAACTCCCCGAAGAGAGCCAAGGAGTTCATCTACCGCCTCCAGCCGCCGGAGAGGACGTGTCTGCTGAGGGAGCTGCAGAGCTTCGAGTCCATGGCCATCGCTCAAG AGAACCTCGAGCCCTCGCCGCTGACCTCAGCTCAGATCAGATATG TTTTGTTCCACAACGCCATCCCCTTTGTTGGATTTGGTTTCCTCGATAACGCCATCATGATCGCAGCC GGAACACAGATCGAGCTCTCCATCGGAGTCACTCTGGGCATCTCCACCATGGCGG ctgcagctctggggAACCTGGTCTCAGACTTGGCGGGTCTCGG TCTTGCAGGTTATGTGGAGTCTCTGGCCACCAAACTGGGGATGCAGGTTCCTGATATGACGCCCAAGCAGGCGGACATGTGGCAGACCAGACTCAGCTCGCACATG ggtAAAGCCATTGGCGTGTCCATTGGTTGCATTCTGGGGATGTTCCCGCTGTTTTTTCTGGATGacgagaaggagaaggagaaagagaaggagaaagacgCACAACCCTGCGGAGACGCCACGTCCTCCTAA
- the rnf139 gene encoding E3 ubiquitin-protein ligase RNF139 produces MASTQARIGQQALAVLDVALRVPCIFIIDAIFNSYYDPGSGWAGATGKVLVRVTGVLVSSVVLLLSQKALFKFYTLFFAVLLGMAAVLINYYATSHIDFYSAYYKAALGFRLLPRNGPTLWLGMAAVQLVLGVGYVFLLNLQSVFAALVVLDIMIPLWGLMIELPADVRQLVAVFSGLALALNTAVCLAMRLKWFYYSCRYVYLLVRHMYRIYGLQLLLEDTWKRIRFPDVLRVFWLTRVTAQALILVYVVQAVRRESGDATGGATDGGSDSQGYLLSWDVFWDLTSNLIISGCDSTLTVLGMSAVISSVAHYLGLSILAFIGSTEEEDKRLGFVAPVLFFILALQTGLSSLDPEERLVRLSRNMCLLLTAILHFIHGMTDPVLMSLSASHVSSFRRHFPVLLVSLALFVLPVALSYTLWHHYALNTWLFAVTAFCVELCLKVVVSLTVYSLFMVDGFSNVLWEKLDDYVYYVRSTGNIIEFLFGVIMFGNGAYTMMFESGSKIRACMMCLHAYFNIYLQAKNGWKTFINRRTAVKKINSLPEIRGDQLRDIDDVCAICYQEFATSARITPCHHYFHALCLRKWLYIQDTCPMCHQRVYVEDESRDRAAFSNNNGNYAAPQDAAAAAPPAPGENQHGQLPAELPAEGAAAGAQAAGAAGELNNELLEDNDSIEYDEDEWGTQNGSMPIEEDYINDDTDSTED; encoded by the exons ATGGCGTCTACTCAAGCCCGGATAGGCCAGCAGGCCTTAGCGGTGCTGGACGTGGCTCTGCGAGTTCCCTGTATCTTTATTATCGACGCCATTTTTAACTCTTACTACGACCCTGGTTCGGGATGGGCCGGGGCGACGGGGAAGGTGCTGGTCCGAGTCACGG GCGTCCTCGTCTCCAGCgtggtgctgctgctctctcagaAAGCCTTGTTCAAGTTCTACACACTTTTCTTTGCCGTTCTCCTCGGCATGGCGGCGGTCCTCATCAACTACTACGCCACTTCCCACATAGACTTCTACAGCGCCTACTACAAAGCGGCCCTTGGGTTCAGGTTGCTGCCCAGAAACGGCCCGACGCTGTGGCTGGGAATGGCCGCTGTCCAGCTCGTGCTCGGCGTGGGCTACGTGTTCCTGCTCAACCTCCAGTCAGTATTTGCCGCGCTGGTGGTGCTGGACATCATGATCCCTCTGTGGGGTCTGATGATCGAGCTGCCGGCAGACGTGAGACAGCTGGTGGCCGTGTTCTCGGGCCTGGCGTTGGCCCTCAACACAGCTGTGTGCCTCGCCATGAGGCTGAAATGGTTCTACTACTCATGTCGGTACGTCTACCTGCTCGTGCGGCACATGTACAGGATCTACGGACTTCAGCTGCTGCTCGAGGACACGTGGAAGAGGATCAGGTTCCCTGATGTGCTGCGGGTGTTCTGGCTGACCCGGGTCACTGCCCAGGCGCTGATCCTGGTCTACGTGGTGCAGGCCGTGAGGAGGGAGAGCGGTGATGCTACAGGAGGTGCCACAGACGGGGGCTCAGACTCACAG GGTTACCTGCTGAGCTGGGACGTGTTCTGGGATCTGACGAGTAACCTGATCATCTCCGGCTGCGACTCCACACTCACCGTGCTGGGGATGAGCGCCGTCATCTCCTCCGTCGCGCACTACCTCGGCCTCAGCATCCTGGCCTTCATAG GTTcgacggaggaggaggacaagcgTTTAGGCTTCGTGGCTCCTGTTCTGTTCTTCATCCTGGCTCTGCAGACCGGCCTCAGCAGCCTGGACCCAGAGGAACGTCTG GTTCGTCTGAGCCGGAACATGTGCCTTCTGCTGACGGCCATCCTACACTTCATCCACGGCATGACCGACCCCGTCCTGATGTCCCTCAGCGCCTCCCACGTCTCCTCGTTTCGCCGCCACTTCCCTGTCCTGCTGGTGTCCCTGGCACTATTTGTGCTCCCCGTGGCGCTCAGCTACACCCTCTGGCACCACTACGCCCTCAACACCTGGCTGTTCGCCGTCACCGCCTTCTGCGTGGAGCTCTGCCTCAAG GTCGTTGTGTCGCTGACGGTCTACAGCCTCTTCATGGTCGATGGCTTCTCTAACGTCCTCTGGGAGAAGCTGGAtgactacgtctactacgtgcGCTCCACAGGCAACATCATCGAGTTCCTGTTCGGCGTCATTATGTTCGGAAACGGGGCCTACACCATGATGTTCGAGTCGGGCAGCAAGATCCGCGCCTGCATGATGTGCCTGCACGCCTACTTCAACATCTACCTGCAGGCCAAGAACGGCTGGAAGACCTTCATCAACCGCCGGACGGCCGTCAAGAAGATTAACTCCCTGCCGGAGATTCGTGGGGATCAGCTGAGGGACATCGATGACGTGTGCGCCATCTGTTACCAGGAGTTCGCCACCTCGGCCCGCATCACGCCCTGCCACCACTATTTCCACGCGCTGTGCCTGAGGAAGTGGCTCTACATCCAGGACACGTGCCCAATGTGCCACCAGAGAGTTTACGTTGAAGACGAGAGCCGGGACAGAGCCGCCTTCTCTAACAACAATGGGAACTACGCAGCGCCGCAGgacgctgctgccgctgccccACCGGCTCCGGGGGAAAACCAGCACGGACAGCTGCCCGCAGAGCTGCCGGCCGAGGGAGCGGCAGCCGGCGCGCAGGCCGCAGGAGCAGCGGGGGAGCTCAACAATGAGCTGCTGGAGGACAACGACAGCATAGAGTACGACGAAGACGAGTGGGGGACTCAAAATGGCAGCATGCCGATAGAAGAAGACTATATCAATGACGACACTGACTCCACCGAGGACTGA